The sequence below is a genomic window from Williamwhitmania taraxaci.
GTCCATTTTAGCAGCCTTAAGGTAGTAATCGGCGCCATCCTCCATTTTGTTGAGTTCCACGTATGCGTCTCCAATTGCAATGGTCGCTAAAGGGCCAATGATTTTGTCATGGGCATCATAGCTCTTAAGATAATCGATTGCTTCTTCAAATTTTCCAAGTCTTAAGTTACACATACCAGCGTAGAAGCAAGCTAAGTTTCCGGTTTGCGTTGAACCAAAGTTGTCAGCAACTTTAGCAAATCCCAGAACGTTTCCATCACCTTCAAGGGCTTCCTTGAACGATTGATTATCGTATAGCTGCTCCGAAGGATAGATTTGCTTTTGCGCCTCTTTTTCTTTAGGGTTGAGAATTAAATGCTTGTAGCCAAAAAATAAGCCAACTATCACAGCAATTCCGACAATTCCGTAGATAAGTTTACGGTAGTTTGTCTCAATAAACTGTTCTGTTCTCGATAGAGCTCCTTCAATGGCCTCAATCTTCTCGTCTGTAGTATCGTTTTTTCCTTTTGACATAATGCCTGTATTTTCAATAAACCATCGCAAAAGTAACCTTTTTTAAGAAA
It includes:
- a CDS encoding tetratricopeptide repeat protein, with the protein product MSKGKNDTTDEKIEAIEGALSRTEQFIETNYRKLIYGIVGIAVIVGLFFGYKHLILNPKEKEAQKQIYPSEQLYDNQSFKEALEGDGNVLGFAKVADNFGSTQTGNLACFYAGMCNLRLGKFEEAIDYLKSYDAHDKIIGPLATIAIGDAYVELNKMEDGADYYLKAAKMDNNMFTSPNAYMKAGGVFESLGKYSEALEAYNTIKNDYPTSMESRDIDKYIARATLKMEK